The following are encoded in a window of Etheostoma cragini isolate CJK2018 chromosome 7, CSU_Ecrag_1.0, whole genome shotgun sequence genomic DNA:
- the lamb2l gene encoding laminin subunit beta-2 isoform X3, with the protein MSMRPGIMMSIMAQYLSLLMLALSVFGQELPSSPHGCTDGSCYPATGNLLIGRAVNLSATSTCGLNGPQPYCIVSHLQESDKCFECNSQHRFDPYRHRNSHRIENVIYLMDGNGDNTWWQSVNGEESVSIRLNLEAEFHFTHLIIKFKTFRPAAMFIERSADFGRTWRPYRYFASNCTKTFPGIPANGLHHINDIICEERYSDIEPSTNGEVIYKVLDPAIHVKDPYSLDIQELLRITNLRINFTKLNTLGDDLLDRRFDVLQKYYYAIYELVVRGSCFCYGHASECAPVPGVDARENGMIHGRCVCKHNTEGLNCERCRHFHNDLPWRPAEAENPHTCRECNCNGHSSHCHFDMAVYLATGNISGGVCDDCQHNTMGRNCEMCKPFYYQDPNRDVRDPQACVACDCDPVGSMEGGVCDSHTDLDVGMISGQCRCKANVKGTRCDDCKESYYGLSQNDPLGCQPCNCDPRGIIMMGAPCDQISGDCSCKRYVTGRYCNQCLPEYWGLSNDLAGCRPCDCDFGGAYNNRCMMESGQCDCRRHLIGRQCSEVQPGYFCAPLDYYKYEAEDATGHSPSDSPLPGKVRPQAETDCVQHLSNQLRRHRRHRRITNSQQHRAALRRIRQLQQTPDVRTVHREHTPSHMVTWTGPGFARVKDGAGLVFTIDNIPYAMEYDIMIRYEPESTEDWEAIVSVTSVMLPSSLRCGNLLPTEQLYTVTLPHRNRYIQMPRPFCFEPSNRYVVSIRFQRHGVTHRHLTAFILIDSLVLIPKYTELPGFQGNEPEAEQRREEMIRYMCLDSFMITPMPALAEMCSKLICSISSIIHDGALSCQCDPQGSLSGECHKVGGDCHCKPNVMGRRCDQCTPGTYGYGANGCTVCDCHSEGSLSHQCDPVTGQCQCRHGATGRQCSDCQPGQWGFPSCSPCQCNSHADICDPRNGECRDCRDYTTGHLCDSCADGFFGNPVLGSGDHCRPCPCPGNPGSDHFNAHSCHADHTSNQIICNCREGYTGLRCDQCAPGYYGNPEQYGGQCLPCECNGNIDTKDPGSCDPRTGQCLNCLYHTDGPSCGHCQHGYYGNALAHDCRLCTCVTAGTIHSACSDGQCHCDRQTGACPCRQNVAGHNCDQCAPNHWNYGQDQGCEHCGCDPQHALGTHCNMFTGQCQCRPGFGGKQCTECEQFHWGDPRLQCQECNCHLLGSEMAQCDRSTGACECKEGAAGKHCDECARGFTGDFPKCVQCHPCFHQWDDVVCQIKRDLEHIQYTAQKILESGVMPGVGDTRIKELERKLKGVQDLISMEDSNRIHQLIGQSIDDLRAEIALTDGRLMGVTRELNTTADEEEALRHILSVLEKELTHINATVAHKQRLLDNYLTSGFADQFEKVKKFYQESAKAEEKCNASVSGPLSPVEQSKETRAVTEDLLDASKVKFLRALAAQNKSLSELQQKAHDLDKKVHHLSHKVCGGHSNASVNGSCPDSQCGGAGCHDDQGNHVCGGHGCNGTVSTSVAALNHARNATDSLNAAKEELQSVAKKLQDIASLTQDVKNQAMNTLKKAQKKKDHFENNNKKLKDFIKKIRDFLTEEGADPESIEKVAQQVLSITLPVNKTALDQMVMQIKDSLSNLTNVEGIVNQTSQHISIAKELLDKAKDAKSRAEGVKDSANNTKQALDMSEKAIEKARAALKEANNNLNSTRNATVEVDERLTQLEDKQMDVMMRLNNLSREVEALRNKTEQNRQMAKDAIAQANNATQVASSLEQSLNDTENRYQELQMKVDSLGGESGGLNSINQKAQDIKNEAEDLLSKATKGIDQLKKLEKKFKSNEQRMQKQRMELDELKENATLVRDVIREQVQKYSNCV; encoded by the exons GAGTCTGACAAGTGCTTTGAGTGTAACTCCCAGCATCGCTTTGACCCGTACCGCCACAGAAACAGCCACCGCATCGAAAACGTGATCTACCTCATGGACGGCAACGGAGACAACACATGGTGGCAATCTgtcaatg GAGAGGAGAGTGTCAGCATCAGACTGAACCTGGAGGCTGAATTCCACTTCACACATCTTATCATAAAGTTTAAG ACTTTCCGGCCTGCAGCCATGTTCATTGAGCGTTCGGCTGATTTTGGCCGCACTTGGCGCCCCTACCGCTACTTCGCTTCAAACTGTACCAAGACCTTCCCTGGCATCCCCGCCAACGGCCTGCACCACATCAACGACATCATCTGCGAGGAGCGCTACTCCGACATCGAACCCTCCACTAATGGAGAG GTCATTTATAAGGTTTTGGATCCCGCCATTCATGTGAAAGACCCATACAGCTTGGACATTCAAG AACTTCTGCGTATTACCAACCTGCGTATCAACTTTACTAAGCTTAACACTCTGGGAGACGACCTGCTGGACCGACGCTTCGATGTCCTGCAGAAATATTACTACGCCATCTATGAGCTGGTGGTCAGAGGGAGCTGCTTCTGTTACGGACATGCTTCAGAGTGCGCCCCAGTGCCAGGGGTGGACGCCCGGGAGAACGGCATG ATCCACGGTCGCTGTGTATGCAAACATAATACAGAGGGCCTGAACTGCGAGCGCTGCCGACATTTCCACAATGACCTGCCCTGGAGACCAGCGGAGGCAGAGAACCCACACACCTGCAGAG AGTGCAACTGTAATGGCCACTCAAGCCATTGTCACTTTGACATGGCGGTGTATTTGGCCACGGGCAACATCAGCGGAGGAGTGTGTGACGACTGTCAGCACAACACCATGGGACGCAACTGTGAGATGTGCAAACCTTTCTACTACCAAGACCCTAATAGGGATGTCAGGGACCCACAAGCCTGTGTTG ccTGTGACTGTGACCCAGTCGGATCGATGGAGGGAGGAGTGTGTGACAGTCACACCGACCTGGACGTGGGCATGATCTCAGGACAGTGTCGCTGCAAAGCCAACGTCAAAGGCACTCGCTGCGACGACTGCAAGGAGAGTTATTACGGACTCAGCCAGAATGACCCGCTGGGTTGTCAgc CTTGCAACTGTGACCCTCGTGGCATCATCATGATGGGAGCTCCTTGTGACCAGATCAGTGGGGACTGCTCCTGCAAAAGATATGTCACTGGTCGCTACTGCAACCAGTGTCTG CCTGAATACTGGGGGCTCAGCAACGACTTGGCCGGCTGCAGACCATGCGACTGTGACTTTGGTGGAGCCTACAACAACAG GTGCATGATGGAGAGCGGCCAGTGTGACTGCAGGAGGCATCTGATTGGTCGACAGTGTTCAGAGGTTCAGCCTGGGTATTTCTGTGCTCCGCTGGACTACTACAAATACGAGGCCGAAGACGCCACTGGACACTCCCCCAGTGACTCTCCACTGCCG GGCAAAGTTCGACCTCAGGCAGAGACCGACTGTGTTCAGCACCTCAGCAATCAGCTGAGGAGGCACCGGCGTCACCGTCGTATCACCAACTCGCAGCAACATCGGGCAGCGCTGAGACGTATCCGCCAGCTTCAACAAACA ccaGATGTGAGGACCGTTCATAGAGAGCACACTCCCAGTCACATGGTGACGTGGACAGGACCAGGTTTTGCCCGTGTGAAAGATGGTGCCGGCCTGGTGTTTACGATTGACAACATTCCCTACGCCATGGAGTACGACATCATGATCCGCTACGAACCTGAG tcaacAGAGGACTGGGAGGCTATAGTTAGTGTAACATCTGTAATGCTGCCGTCCAGTCTCCGGTGTGGAAACCTCCTACCAACTGAACAACTCTATACAGTGACTCTGCCGCATCGCAACAG ataCATCCAGATGCCCAGGCCATTCTGTTTCGAGCCAAGTAATCGTTATGTGGTTTCAATCAGGTTCCAACGCCACGGGGTCACACACCGACATCTCACTGCTTTCATTCTTATTGACTCG CTGGTCCTGATCCCCAAATATACTGAGCTTCCTGGTTTCCAAGGTAATGAGCCAGAAGCAGAGCAGCGGCGGGAGGAGATGATTCGCTACATGTGTCTGGATTCCTTTATGATCACACCGATGCCCGCCCTGGCTGAGATGTGCTCCAAACTCATCTGTAGTATTTCATCCATCATTCACGATGGTGCTTTGT CCTGTCAGTGTGACCCTCAGGGCTCCCTCAGTGGTGAGTGTCACAAGGTGGGAGGTGATTGTCATTGTAAACCCAACGTGATGGGTCGACGCTGTGACCAGTGTACCCCGGGAACCTACGGCTATGGAGCCAATGGCTGCACTG TGTGTGACTGCCACTCAGAGGGTTCATTGAGCCACCAATGTGACCCGGTTACAGGCCAGTGCCAGTGCAGGCATGGAGCCACTGGGCGTCAGTGCTCAGACTGCCAACCAGGCCAGTGGGGCTTCCCCAGCTGCAGCCCCTGTCAGTGTAACAGCCACGCAGACATCTGTGACCCCCGCAACGGGGAGTGTAGAGACTGCAGGGACTACACAACCGGACACCTCTGTGATAG TTGTGCGGATGGGTTCTTTGGAAACCCGGTGCTTGGTTCAGGGGATCACTGTCGGCCCTGCCCCTGCCCAGGTAACCCTGGCTCAGATCACTTTAATGCACACTCCTGTCATGCTGACCACACCTCTAACCAGATCATCTGTAACTGCAGGGAAGGCTATACTG GGCTCCGCTGTGACCAGTGTGCCCCTGGTTACTATGGCAACCCAGAGCAATACGGTGGGCAGTGCCTCCCGTGCGAGTGCAACGGCAACATCGACACCAAGGACCCTGGCTCATGTGACCCCAGGACTGGCCAATGTCTCAACTGTCTGTATCACACTGACGGTCCGTCCTGTGGCCACTGTCAACACGGTTACTATGGCAATGCTCTGGCCCACGACTGCAGAC TTTGTACCTGTGTGACTGCTGGCACCATCCACTCTGCTTGCAGCGATGGACAATGTCACTGTGACCGGCAGACGGGAGCCTGCCCTTGCAGGCAGAACGTGGCCGGCCATAACTGTGACCAGTGTGCTCCTAACCACTGGAACTACGGTCAGGACCAAGGCTGTGAGCACTGTGGCTGCGACCCACAACACGCACTTGGAACTCACTGCAACATG TTCACAGGCCAGTGCCAGTGTCGTCCAGGCTTTGGAGGTAAACAGTGCACTGAGTGTGAGCAGTTCCACTGGGGAGACCCACGGCTGCAATGTCAAG AGTGTAACTGCCATTTGCTGGGCTCAGAGATGGCCCAGTGCGACCGATCAACGGGGGCATGCGAGTGCAAGGAGGGAGCAGCGGGGAAGCACTGTGACGAATGCGCTCGCGGCTTCACCGGTGACTTTCCCAAGTGTGTCCAGTGTCACCCGTGCTTCCATCAGTGGGACGATGTGGTGTGCCAGATCAAAAGGGACCTGGAACACATCCAGTACACCGCACAGAAGATCCTGGAGAGCGGGGTCATGCCGGGAGTTGGGGACACACGCATCAAAGAGCTGGAGAGGAAGTTGAAAGGAGTGCAGGATCTAATCAGTATGGAGGACAGCAACAGGATCCACCAGCTGATTGGACAGAGCATTGATGACCTCAG GGCTGAGATCGCCCTGACCGACGGACGTTTGATGGGTGTCACCCGAGAGCTAAATACAACAGCAGACGAAGAAGAGGCACTGAGACACATATTGAGTGTCCTTGAGAAAGAGCTGACCCACATCAACGCCACTGTGGCTCACAAACAGCGCCTGCTAGATAACTACCTCACCTCCGGATTTGCAG ATCAGTTTGAGAAAGTGAAGAAGTTCTATCAGGAATCTGCGAAGGCTGAGGAGAAATGCAACGCTTCAGTGTCCGGTCCTCTCAGTCCTGTGGAACAGTCCAAAGAAACCCGCGCTGTCACTGAAGACTTGCTGGACGCCAGCAAAGTCAAGTTCCTCCGTGCTCTGGCTGCTCAGAACAAATCACTAAGCGAGCTGCAGCAGAAAGCCCACGACCTGGACAAGAAAGTCCATCACCTCAGTCACAAG GTATGTGGGGGTCATAGCAATGCCAGTGTGAACGGTAGTTGCCCAGACAGCCAATGCGGCGGTGCTGGTTGCCACGACGATCAGGGCAATCATGTATGTGGAGGACATGGATGCAATGGGACAGTGAGCACGTCTGTAGCAGCACTGAATCATGCGAGGAACGCCACTGACAGTCTGAACGCTGCCAAAGAAGAGCTGCAGAGTGTGGCGAaaaag CTCCAGGATATAGCATCTCTGACACAGGATGTGAAGAACCAGGCAATGAACACGCTGAAGAAAGCCCAGAAGAAGAAGGACCactttgaaaacaacaacaagaagctCAAAGATTTCATTAAGAAGATCAGAGACTTCCTCACTG AGGAGGGAGCAGACCCAGAGAGCATAGAGAAGGTGGCTCAGCAGGTGTTGTCGATCACCCTGCCGGTCAACAAGACCGCCCTCGACCAAATGGTCATGCAGATAAAGGACAGCCTTTCCAACCTCACCAACGTCGAGGGGATTGTCAACCAAACCTCGCAGCACATCAGCATAGCCAAGGAGCTGCTTGACAAAGCTAAAGATGCCAA GAGCCGAGCAGAGGGAGTGAAGGATTCAGCCAATAATACAAAGCAGGCCTTGGATATGTCTGAGAAGGCCATAGAGAAAGCCAGAGCAGCTCTGAAGGAAGCCAACAACAACCTGAACAGCACAAGGAATGCTACGGTTGAG GTGGATGAGAGGCTAACGCAGCTGGAGGATAAGCAGATGGATGTCATGATGCGTTTAAATAACCTTTCCAGAGAGGTGGAAGCTCTGAGGAACAAGACGGAGCAGAACAGACAAATGGCAAAGGACGCCATAGCACAGGCTAACAACGCCACACAAGTCGCATCCTCACTTGAGCAG AGTCTCAACGACACGGAGAATCGGTACCAGGAGCTGCAGATGAAGGTGGACTCTCTCGGCGGGGAGTCTGGAGGTCTGAATAGCATCAACCAGAAGGCTCAGGACATCAAGAATGAGGCAGAAGACCTCTTAAGCAAAGCCACCAAGGGGATAGACCAACTCAAGA AACTGGAGAAAAAGTTCAAGAGCAACGAGCAGCGAATGCAGAAGCAGCGCATGGAGCTGGACGAGCTGAAGGAAAACGCAACCTTGGTGCGGGACGTCATCCGGGAACAAGTGCAGAAGTACAGCAACTGTGTGTGA
- the lamb2l gene encoding laminin subunit beta-2 isoform X1, protein MGPTCFCFPGTVVYAGDTWGSTSSRRFELSLLYRCRPVTEPIQPVLDGACRGVCVCVCERGREGERKREGEGLCVTERKGESQKTTEQPERQPDVHASRHHDVHHGSVSEPPHAGASYRREMPQALSVFGQELPSSPHGCTDGSCYPATGNLLIGRAVNLSATSTCGLNGPQPYCIVSHLQESDKCFECNSQHRFDPYRHRNSHRIENVIYLMDGNGDNTWWQSVNGEESVSIRLNLEAEFHFTHLIIKFKTFRPAAMFIERSADFGRTWRPYRYFASNCTKTFPGIPANGLHHINDIICEERYSDIEPSTNGEVIYKVLDPAIHVKDPYSLDIQELLRITNLRINFTKLNTLGDDLLDRRFDVLQKYYYAIYELVVRGSCFCYGHASECAPVPGVDARENGMIHGRCVCKHNTEGLNCERCRHFHNDLPWRPAEAENPHTCRECNCNGHSSHCHFDMAVYLATGNISGGVCDDCQHNTMGRNCEMCKPFYYQDPNRDVRDPQACVACDCDPVGSMEGGVCDSHTDLDVGMISGQCRCKANVKGTRCDDCKESYYGLSQNDPLGCQPCNCDPRGIIMMGAPCDQISGDCSCKRYVTGRYCNQCLPEYWGLSNDLAGCRPCDCDFGGAYNNRCMMESGQCDCRRHLIGRQCSEVQPGYFCAPLDYYKYEAEDATGHSPSDSPLPGKVRPQAETDCVQHLSNQLRRHRRHRRITNSQQHRAALRRIRQLQQTPDVRTVHREHTPSHMVTWTGPGFARVKDGAGLVFTIDNIPYAMEYDIMIRYEPESTEDWEAIVSVTSVMLPSSLRCGNLLPTEQLYTVTLPHRNRYIQMPRPFCFEPSNRYVVSIRFQRHGVTHRHLTAFILIDSLVLIPKYTELPGFQGNEPEAEQRREEMIRYMCLDSFMITPMPALAEMCSKLICSISSIIHDGALSCQCDPQGSLSGECHKVGGDCHCKPNVMGRRCDQCTPGTYGYGANGCTVCDCHSEGSLSHQCDPVTGQCQCRHGATGRQCSDCQPGQWGFPSCSPCQCNSHADICDPRNGECRDCRDYTTGHLCDSCADGFFGNPVLGSGDHCRPCPCPGNPGSDHFNAHSCHADHTSNQIICNCREGYTGLRCDQCAPGYYGNPEQYGGQCLPCECNGNIDTKDPGSCDPRTGQCLNCLYHTDGPSCGHCQHGYYGNALAHDCRLCTCVTAGTIHSACSDGQCHCDRQTGACPCRQNVAGHNCDQCAPNHWNYGQDQGCEHCGCDPQHALGTHCNMFTGQCQCRPGFGGKQCTECEQFHWGDPRLQCQECNCHLLGSEMAQCDRSTGACECKEGAAGKHCDECARGFTGDFPKCVQCHPCFHQWDDVVCQIKRDLEHIQYTAQKILESGVMPGVGDTRIKELERKLKGVQDLISMEDSNRIHQLIGQSIDDLRAEIALTDGRLMGVTRELNTTADEEEALRHILSVLEKELTHINATVAHKQRLLDNYLTSGFADQFEKVKKFYQESAKAEEKCNASVSGPLSPVEQSKETRAVTEDLLDASKVKFLRALAAQNKSLSELQQKAHDLDKKVHHLSHKVCGGHSNASVNGSCPDSQCGGAGCHDDQGNHVCGGHGCNGTVSTSVAALNHARNATDSLNAAKEELQSVAKKLQDIASLTQDVKNQAMNTLKKAQKKKDHFENNNKKLKDFIKKIRDFLTEEGADPESIEKVAQQVLSITLPVNKTALDQMVMQIKDSLSNLTNVEGIVNQTSQHISIAKELLDKAKDAKSRAEGVKDSANNTKQALDMSEKAIEKARAALKEANNNLNSTRNATVEVDERLTQLEDKQMDVMMRLNNLSREVEALRNKTEQNRQMAKDAIAQANNATQVASSLEQSLNDTENRYQELQMKVDSLGGESGGLNSINQKAQDIKNEAEDLLSKATKGIDQLKKLEKKFKSNEQRMQKQRMELDELKENATLVRDVIREQVQKYSNCV, encoded by the exons GAGTCTGACAAGTGCTTTGAGTGTAACTCCCAGCATCGCTTTGACCCGTACCGCCACAGAAACAGCCACCGCATCGAAAACGTGATCTACCTCATGGACGGCAACGGAGACAACACATGGTGGCAATCTgtcaatg GAGAGGAGAGTGTCAGCATCAGACTGAACCTGGAGGCTGAATTCCACTTCACACATCTTATCATAAAGTTTAAG ACTTTCCGGCCTGCAGCCATGTTCATTGAGCGTTCGGCTGATTTTGGCCGCACTTGGCGCCCCTACCGCTACTTCGCTTCAAACTGTACCAAGACCTTCCCTGGCATCCCCGCCAACGGCCTGCACCACATCAACGACATCATCTGCGAGGAGCGCTACTCCGACATCGAACCCTCCACTAATGGAGAG GTCATTTATAAGGTTTTGGATCCCGCCATTCATGTGAAAGACCCATACAGCTTGGACATTCAAG AACTTCTGCGTATTACCAACCTGCGTATCAACTTTACTAAGCTTAACACTCTGGGAGACGACCTGCTGGACCGACGCTTCGATGTCCTGCAGAAATATTACTACGCCATCTATGAGCTGGTGGTCAGAGGGAGCTGCTTCTGTTACGGACATGCTTCAGAGTGCGCCCCAGTGCCAGGGGTGGACGCCCGGGAGAACGGCATG ATCCACGGTCGCTGTGTATGCAAACATAATACAGAGGGCCTGAACTGCGAGCGCTGCCGACATTTCCACAATGACCTGCCCTGGAGACCAGCGGAGGCAGAGAACCCACACACCTGCAGAG AGTGCAACTGTAATGGCCACTCAAGCCATTGTCACTTTGACATGGCGGTGTATTTGGCCACGGGCAACATCAGCGGAGGAGTGTGTGACGACTGTCAGCACAACACCATGGGACGCAACTGTGAGATGTGCAAACCTTTCTACTACCAAGACCCTAATAGGGATGTCAGGGACCCACAAGCCTGTGTTG ccTGTGACTGTGACCCAGTCGGATCGATGGAGGGAGGAGTGTGTGACAGTCACACCGACCTGGACGTGGGCATGATCTCAGGACAGTGTCGCTGCAAAGCCAACGTCAAAGGCACTCGCTGCGACGACTGCAAGGAGAGTTATTACGGACTCAGCCAGAATGACCCGCTGGGTTGTCAgc CTTGCAACTGTGACCCTCGTGGCATCATCATGATGGGAGCTCCTTGTGACCAGATCAGTGGGGACTGCTCCTGCAAAAGATATGTCACTGGTCGCTACTGCAACCAGTGTCTG CCTGAATACTGGGGGCTCAGCAACGACTTGGCCGGCTGCAGACCATGCGACTGTGACTTTGGTGGAGCCTACAACAACAG GTGCATGATGGAGAGCGGCCAGTGTGACTGCAGGAGGCATCTGATTGGTCGACAGTGTTCAGAGGTTCAGCCTGGGTATTTCTGTGCTCCGCTGGACTACTACAAATACGAGGCCGAAGACGCCACTGGACACTCCCCCAGTGACTCTCCACTGCCG GGCAAAGTTCGACCTCAGGCAGAGACCGACTGTGTTCAGCACCTCAGCAATCAGCTGAGGAGGCACCGGCGTCACCGTCGTATCACCAACTCGCAGCAACATCGGGCAGCGCTGAGACGTATCCGCCAGCTTCAACAAACA ccaGATGTGAGGACCGTTCATAGAGAGCACACTCCCAGTCACATGGTGACGTGGACAGGACCAGGTTTTGCCCGTGTGAAAGATGGTGCCGGCCTGGTGTTTACGATTGACAACATTCCCTACGCCATGGAGTACGACATCATGATCCGCTACGAACCTGAG tcaacAGAGGACTGGGAGGCTATAGTTAGTGTAACATCTGTAATGCTGCCGTCCAGTCTCCGGTGTGGAAACCTCCTACCAACTGAACAACTCTATACAGTGACTCTGCCGCATCGCAACAG ataCATCCAGATGCCCAGGCCATTCTGTTTCGAGCCAAGTAATCGTTATGTGGTTTCAATCAGGTTCCAACGCCACGGGGTCACACACCGACATCTCACTGCTTTCATTCTTATTGACTCG CTGGTCCTGATCCCCAAATATACTGAGCTTCCTGGTTTCCAAGGTAATGAGCCAGAAGCAGAGCAGCGGCGGGAGGAGATGATTCGCTACATGTGTCTGGATTCCTTTATGATCACACCGATGCCCGCCCTGGCTGAGATGTGCTCCAAACTCATCTGTAGTATTTCATCCATCATTCACGATGGTGCTTTGT CCTGTCAGTGTGACCCTCAGGGCTCCCTCAGTGGTGAGTGTCACAAGGTGGGAGGTGATTGTCATTGTAAACCCAACGTGATGGGTCGACGCTGTGACCAGTGTACCCCGGGAACCTACGGCTATGGAGCCAATGGCTGCACTG TGTGTGACTGCCACTCAGAGGGTTCATTGAGCCACCAATGTGACCCGGTTACAGGCCAGTGCCAGTGCAGGCATGGAGCCACTGGGCGTCAGTGCTCAGACTGCCAACCAGGCCAGTGGGGCTTCCCCAGCTGCAGCCCCTGTCAGTGTAACAGCCACGCAGACATCTGTGACCCCCGCAACGGGGAGTGTAGAGACTGCAGGGACTACACAACCGGACACCTCTGTGATAG TTGTGCGGATGGGTTCTTTGGAAACCCGGTGCTTGGTTCAGGGGATCACTGTCGGCCCTGCCCCTGCCCAGGTAACCCTGGCTCAGATCACTTTAATGCACACTCCTGTCATGCTGACCACACCTCTAACCAGATCATCTGTAACTGCAGGGAAGGCTATACTG GGCTCCGCTGTGACCAGTGTGCCCCTGGTTACTATGGCAACCCAGAGCAATACGGTGGGCAGTGCCTCCCGTGCGAGTGCAACGGCAACATCGACACCAAGGACCCTGGCTCATGTGACCCCAGGACTGGCCAATGTCTCAACTGTCTGTATCACACTGACGGTCCGTCCTGTGGCCACTGTCAACACGGTTACTATGGCAATGCTCTGGCCCACGACTGCAGAC TTTGTACCTGTGTGACTGCTGGCACCATCCACTCTGCTTGCAGCGATGGACAATGTCACTGTGACCGGCAGACGGGAGCCTGCCCTTGCAGGCAGAACGTGGCCGGCCATAACTGTGACCAGTGTGCTCCTAACCACTGGAACTACGGTCAGGACCAAGGCTGTGAGCACTGTGGCTGCGACCCACAACACGCACTTGGAACTCACTGCAACATG TTCACAGGCCAGTGCCAGTGTCGTCCAGGCTTTGGAGGTAAACAGTGCACTGAGTGTGAGCAGTTCCACTGGGGAGACCCACGGCTGCAATGTCAAG AGTGTAACTGCCATTTGCTGGGCTCAGAGATGGCCCAGTGCGACCGATCAACGGGGGCATGCGAGTGCAAGGAGGGAGCAGCGGGGAAGCACTGTGACGAATGCGCTCGCGGCTTCACCGGTGACTTTCCCAAGTGTGTCCAGTGTCACCCGTGCTTCCATCAGTGGGACGATGTGGTGTGCCAGATCAAAAGGGACCTGGAACACATCCAGTACACCGCACAGAAGATCCTGGAGAGCGGGGTCATGCCGGGAGTTGGGGACACACGCATCAAAGAGCTGGAGAGGAAGTTGAAAGGAGTGCAGGATCTAATCAGTATGGAGGACAGCAACAGGATCCACCAGCTGATTGGACAGAGCATTGATGACCTCAG GGCTGAGATCGCCCTGACCGACGGACGTTTGATGGGTGTCACCCGAGAGCTAAATACAACAGCAGACGAAGAAGAGGCACTGAGACACATATTGAGTGTCCTTGAGAAAGAGCTGACCCACATCAACGCCACTGTGGCTCACAAACAGCGCCTGCTAGATAACTACCTCACCTCCGGATTTGCAG ATCAGTTTGAGAAAGTGAAGAAGTTCTATCAGGAATCTGCGAAGGCTGAGGAGAAATGCAACGCTTCAGTGTCCGGTCCTCTCAGTCCTGTGGAACAGTCCAAAGAAACCCGCGCTGTCACTGAAGACTTGCTGGACGCCAGCAAAGTCAAGTTCCTCCGTGCTCTGGCTGCTCAGAACAAATCACTAAGCGAGCTGCAGCAGAAAGCCCACGACCTGGACAAGAAAGTCCATCACCTCAGTCACAAG GTATGTGGGGGTCATAGCAATGCCAGTGTGAACGGTAGTTGCCCAGACAGCCAATGCGGCGGTGCTGGTTGCCACGACGATCAGGGCAATCATGTATGTGGAGGACATGGATGCAATGGGACAGTGAGCACGTCTGTAGCAGCACTGAATCATGCGAGGAACGCCACTGACAGTCTGAACGCTGCCAAAGAAGAGCTGCAGAGTGTGGCGAaaaag CTCCAGGATATAGCATCTCTGACACAGGATGTGAAGAACCAGGCAATGAACACGCTGAAGAAAGCCCAGAAGAAGAAGGACCactttgaaaacaacaacaagaagctCAAAGATTTCATTAAGAAGATCAGAGACTTCCTCACTG AGGAGGGAGCAGACCCAGAGAGCATAGAGAAGGTGGCTCAGCAGGTGTTGTCGATCACCCTGCCGGTCAACAAGACCGCCCTCGACCAAATGGTCATGCAGATAAAGGACAGCCTTTCCAACCTCACCAACGTCGAGGGGATTGTCAACCAAACCTCGCAGCACATCAGCATAGCCAAGGAGCTGCTTGACAAAGCTAAAGATGCCAA GAGCCGAGCAGAGGGAGTGAAGGATTCAGCCAATAATACAAAGCAGGCCTTGGATATGTCTGAGAAGGCCATAGAGAAAGCCAGAGCAGCTCTGAAGGAAGCCAACAACAACCTGAACAGCACAAGGAATGCTACGGTTGAG GTGGATGAGAGGCTAACGCAGCTGGAGGATAAGCAGATGGATGTCATGATGCGTTTAAATAACCTTTCCAGAGAGGTGGAAGCTCTGAGGAACAAGACGGAGCAGAACAGACAAATGGCAAAGGACGCCATAGCACAGGCTAACAACGCCACACAAGTCGCATCCTCACTTGAGCAG AGTCTCAACGACACGGAGAATCGGTACCAGGAGCTGCAGATGAAGGTGGACTCTCTCGGCGGGGAGTCTGGAGGTCTGAATAGCATCAACCAGAAGGCTCAGGACATCAAGAATGAGGCAGAAGACCTCTTAAGCAAAGCCACCAAGGGGATAGACCAACTCAAGA AACTGGAGAAAAAGTTCAAGAGCAACGAGCAGCGAATGCAGAAGCAGCGCATGGAGCTGGACGAGCTGAAGGAAAACGCAACCTTGGTGCGGGACGTCATCCGGGAACAAGTGCAGAAGTACAGCAACTGTGTGTGA